From a region of the Actinomadura luzonensis genome:
- the pelF gene encoding GT4 family glycosyltransferase PelF, which produces MKVTLVSEGTYPFAMGGVSVWMDQLIRGMPDCRWDVVTMTVDGEERPVWDLPPNLDRVIPMPLWGRVPRRPSRAPGVGFGEAYGRFLEMVLTPAVMGDGSAEFLAVLEALHGYAHDGGDLVGALTANESLTQLMDAWYWNRTDGLTLADAVTAGHLMGHMLRPLAEPPPRTDLVHVAMNGLSMLTAMTAKWRHGTPAVLSEHGVYLRERYLQYVDEPVSHAVRVLLLSFFRRLAGAAYVAADRIAPHSSYNRRWQIRNGADPDRIRIMYNGVDPDDFPLAESDPDEPTLVFMGRIDPLKDLHTLLRAFAIVRDKVPGARLRVFGGVPAGNEPYHASCVELADELGLEDAACFEGRVSTPADAYHAGHVVALTSISEGFPYTVVEAMACGRPVVVTNVGGVAEAVGEAGLVVPPRDHVAAAEAMVRLLRDAGLRHRLGGLARERVLERFTLQQSLDDYRSVYEELLGVSA; this is translated from the coding sequence GTGAAGGTGACGCTGGTGTCCGAGGGCACCTACCCGTTCGCCATGGGCGGGGTCAGCGTCTGGATGGACCAGCTCATCCGGGGCATGCCGGACTGCCGCTGGGACGTCGTGACGATGACGGTGGACGGCGAGGAGCGGCCGGTCTGGGACCTGCCGCCCAACCTGGACCGGGTGATCCCCATGCCGCTGTGGGGCCGCGTGCCCCGGCGCCCCTCGCGGGCGCCGGGGGTCGGCTTCGGCGAGGCCTACGGCCGCTTCCTGGAGATGGTGCTGACGCCCGCCGTCATGGGCGACGGCAGCGCGGAGTTCCTCGCCGTCCTGGAGGCGCTGCACGGCTACGCCCACGACGGCGGCGACCTGGTCGGCGCGCTCACCGCCAACGAGTCGCTGACCCAGCTCATGGACGCCTGGTACTGGAACAGGACCGACGGGCTCACCCTCGCCGACGCCGTCACGGCCGGCCACCTCATGGGCCACATGCTGCGCCCGCTCGCCGAGCCGCCGCCGCGCACCGACCTCGTGCACGTGGCCATGAACGGCCTCAGCATGCTGACCGCGATGACCGCCAAGTGGCGGCACGGCACCCCGGCCGTGCTCTCCGAACACGGCGTCTACCTGCGCGAGCGCTACCTGCAGTACGTGGACGAGCCGGTCTCGCACGCCGTGCGGGTGCTGCTGCTCAGCTTCTTCCGCCGCCTGGCGGGCGCCGCGTACGTGGCCGCCGACCGCATCGCGCCGCACTCGTCGTACAACCGGCGCTGGCAGATCCGCAACGGCGCCGACCCGGACCGCATCCGGATCATGTACAACGGCGTCGACCCGGACGACTTCCCCCTGGCCGAGAGCGACCCCGACGAGCCGACGCTGGTCTTCATGGGCCGCATCGACCCGCTGAAGGACCTGCACACGCTGCTGCGCGCGTTCGCGATCGTGCGCGACAAGGTGCCCGGGGCGCGGCTGCGGGTCTTCGGCGGCGTGCCGGCCGGCAACGAGCCGTACCACGCGAGCTGCGTGGAGCTCGCCGACGAGCTGGGGCTGGAGGACGCGGCGTGCTTCGAGGGCCGCGTCTCGACGCCGGCGGACGCCTACCACGCCGGCCACGTCGTGGCCCTGACCAGCATCTCCGAGGGCTTCCCCTACACCGTGGTGGAGGCCATGGCGTGCGGCCGTCCCGTCGTCGTCACCAACGTCGGCGGGGTGGCCGAGGCGGTGGGCGAGGCCGGGCTGGTGGTGCCGCCGCGCGACCACGTGGCCGCCGCCGAGGCGATGGTGCGGCTGCTGCGCGACGCCGGGCTGCGCCACCGGCTCGGCGGGCTCGCCCGCGAGCGCGTGCTGGAACGTTTCACGCTCCAGCAGTCGCTCGACGACTACCGCTCGGTCTACGAGGAGCTGCTGGGGGTCTCGGCATGA
- a CDS encoding AfsR/SARP family transcriptional regulator, translated as MQFRILGALEVTDRGLPLPLRSVKQRSLLALLLCHDGAVAHSDALIDALWGAEAGDAGHQRLRLQLHRLRRTLGDDVAIAHQSTGYQLRVPAEDVDARTFERLARSGRQAISAGNDAQASDLLREGLELWRGPALSGLDDIPLLHRQATRLEEQRLAALGDRVEADLRLGRHAALVGELSALVREHPLRENFRAQLMLALYRSGRQAEALDVYQAGRRILTADLGLEPGPDLQKLHVAILSSDSSLAAGRAAAVRGRPVHRRADPRHARGCPLCARRPH; from the coding sequence ATGCAGTTCCGTATCCTGGGCGCCCTGGAGGTGACCGACCGGGGGTTACCCTTACCCCTGCGCTCGGTCAAGCAGCGCAGCCTCCTCGCCCTCCTGCTCTGCCATGACGGCGCCGTCGCGCACAGCGACGCCCTGATCGACGCCCTGTGGGGCGCCGAGGCCGGCGACGCCGGCCACCAGCGGCTGCGGCTGCAGCTCCACCGGCTCAGACGCACCCTGGGCGACGACGTCGCCATCGCCCACCAGTCGACCGGCTACCAGCTCCGGGTGCCCGCCGAGGACGTCGACGCCCGGACGTTCGAGCGGCTCGCCCGCAGCGGCCGCCAGGCGATCTCGGCCGGCAACGACGCGCAGGCCAGCGACCTGCTGCGGGAGGGCCTGGAACTGTGGCGGGGGCCGGCGCTGTCAGGGCTGGACGACATCCCGCTGCTGCACCGCCAGGCCACCAGGCTGGAGGAGCAGCGCCTCGCGGCGCTCGGCGACCGTGTGGAGGCCGACCTGCGGCTCGGCCGGCACGCCGCCCTGGTCGGCGAGCTGTCCGCGCTGGTGCGCGAGCACCCGCTGCGCGAGAACTTCCGCGCCCAGCTCATGCTCGCGCTCTACCGCAGCGGCCGGCAGGCCGAGGCCCTGGACGTCTACCAGGCCGGCCGGCGCATCCTCACCGCCGACCTCGGCCTGGAGCCCGGCCCCGACCTGCAGAAGCTGCACGTGGCCATCCTCAGCAGCGACTCGTCCCTGGCCGCCGGGCGGGCGGCGGCGGTGCGCGGCCGGCCCGTGCACCGCCGCGCCGACCCCCGGCACGCGCGCGGCTGCCCGCTGTGCGCCCGGCGTCCGCATTAG
- a CDS encoding glycosyltransferase family 2 protein produces the protein MLAVVIVTYFSERVVGDCLRSLQAAGAGDARVLVVDNDSADATVERARAALPAVEVVRTGRNAGFAGGVNAGIAAAPGCDVLVLNPDIRLAPGAITALREALAVPGTGIAVPRLTAEDGTVHPSLRRRPTVLRALGEALLGGYRAGRVPALGELVVDPAAYERPGTADWATGAAWLVSRACLDALGPLDERYFLYSEETEYMLRAGDHGLAVRYEPRAVAVHLGGEQATSSTLWALATANRVRLHRERHGRARALAMRGAVTLNEAVRALARRGGPAPGTGRPSARWSGCPPGPRRRAGPSPRGTSASPPRTGGTTTGRTPTSSSCARSPRTAGCSSSTASACACPRPAPPPTSPGASCASCAAWPSSCGSRTRAST, from the coding sequence ATGCTGGCGGTAGTGATCGTCACGTACTTCAGCGAGCGCGTCGTCGGCGACTGCCTGCGCTCGCTCCAGGCCGCCGGCGCGGGGGACGCCCGGGTGCTGGTGGTCGACAACGACTCGGCGGACGCCACGGTCGAGCGGGCGCGCGCCGCCCTGCCGGCCGTCGAGGTGGTGCGGACCGGCCGCAACGCGGGCTTCGCGGGCGGCGTGAACGCCGGGATCGCCGCCGCCCCCGGCTGCGACGTGCTCGTGCTGAACCCGGACATCCGCCTCGCCCCCGGCGCGATCACCGCGCTGCGGGAGGCGCTGGCCGTGCCGGGCACCGGCATCGCGGTGCCCCGGCTGACCGCCGAGGACGGCACGGTCCACCCGTCGCTGCGCAGGCGGCCCACCGTGCTGCGGGCGCTCGGCGAGGCGCTGCTCGGCGGGTACCGGGCCGGGCGGGTCCCGGCGCTCGGGGAACTGGTCGTGGATCCCGCCGCGTACGAGCGGCCGGGCACCGCCGACTGGGCGACCGGCGCCGCCTGGCTGGTCTCCCGCGCCTGCCTGGACGCGCTCGGGCCGCTGGACGAGCGGTACTTCCTGTACTCGGAGGAGACCGAGTACATGCTGCGCGCCGGCGACCACGGCCTCGCCGTCCGCTACGAGCCGCGGGCCGTGGCCGTGCACCTCGGCGGCGAGCAGGCCACGTCGAGCACGCTGTGGGCGCTCGCCACCGCCAACCGGGTGCGGCTGCACCGCGAGCGGCACGGCCGGGCCCGCGCGCTCGCCATGCGCGGCGCGGTCACGCTCAACGAGGCGGTCCGCGCGCTCGCCCGCCGCGGCGGGCCGGCGCCCGGCACCGGGCGGCCCTCCGCGCGCTGGTCCGGCTGCCCGCCTGGCCCGCGCCGCCGGGCGGGCCCGAGCCCCCGGGGTACGTCTGCTTCGCCGCCCAGGACTGGTGGTACCACAACCGGGCGCACTCCGACTTCCAGCTCATGCGCTCGATCGCCGCGCACCGCAGGGTGCTCGTCGTCAACAGCATCGGCATGCGCATGCCCGCGCCCGGCACCACCACCCACGTCGCCCGGCGCATCCTGCGCAAGCTGCGCAGCGTGGCCAAGTTCCTGCGGCAGCCGTACCCGGGCTTCCACGTGA
- a CDS encoding Gfo/Idh/MocA family protein, translated as MRPVEVGLAGAGPWAANFHAPVLAQGPETRLAGVWARRAAAGEELAARFGVPFYADYAELVERSEAVAFALPPDVQAGLATAAARAGRALLLDKPIALDLAAAEELAAAVAAAGVVTQLVMTNRYRPAVRAFLDRARGMRVLGARACVVNGEFVAGPFLDSPWRMRLGVLYNNAPHTLDLIDAALGPITGLDAAGDRDGFLALTCRHEGGAVSQLSLCGHVPGLGKRTVFELYGPDGELTLDFAAVPPDSAPTRAALRAEFAAAVRSGRPHSIDVRRGLHLQRLIARAEAAVQQAAQETAQQAAQEAVIR; from the coding sequence ATGAGACCTGTCGAGGTGGGCCTCGCCGGCGCGGGGCCGTGGGCGGCGAACTTCCACGCCCCGGTGCTCGCCCAGGGGCCGGAGACCAGGCTGGCCGGGGTGTGGGCGCGGCGGGCGGCGGCGGGCGAGGAGCTGGCGGCGCGGTTCGGCGTGCCGTTCTACGCCGACTACGCCGAGCTGGTCGAGCGCAGCGAGGCGGTGGCGTTCGCGCTGCCCCCCGACGTGCAGGCCGGGCTGGCGACGGCCGCCGCGCGGGCTGGGCGGGCGCTGCTGCTCGACAAGCCGATCGCGCTCGACCTCGCCGCCGCCGAGGAGCTGGCGGCGGCGGTGGCCGCCGCGGGGGTCGTCACGCAGCTCGTCATGACCAACCGCTACCGGCCCGCGGTGCGCGCCTTCCTCGACCGGGCGCGCGGCATGCGCGTGCTGGGCGCGCGGGCGTGCGTGGTCAACGGCGAGTTCGTGGCCGGGCCGTTCCTGGACAGCCCGTGGCGGATGCGGCTCGGCGTGCTCTACAACAACGCCCCCCACACGCTCGACCTCATCGACGCGGCGCTCGGGCCGATCACCGGCCTCGACGCGGCCGGCGACCGCGACGGCTTCCTCGCGCTCACCTGCCGCCACGAGGGCGGCGCGGTCAGCCAGCTCTCGCTCTGCGGGCACGTCCCCGGGCTGGGCAAGCGCACGGTCTTCGAGCTCTACGGCCCGGACGGCGAGCTGACGCTCGACTTCGCCGCCGTCCCGCCGGACTCCGCGCCCACCAGGGCCGCGCTGCGGGCCGAGTTCGCGGCGGCGGTCAGGAGCGGCCGGCCGCACTCGATCGACGTGCGGCGCGGGCTGCACCTCCAGCGGCTCATCGCGCGCGCCGAGGCGGCGGTTCAGCAGGCCGCCCAGGAGACCGCTCAGCAGGCCGCTCAGGAGGCCGTGATCCGGTAG
- a CDS encoding WecB/TagA/CpsF family glycosyltransferase, whose product MILRKVGLGWARRRSEDIPADPFTATSPPARVRVGAVHVMALTETGVADHVSREWAAGRGGAIVTANVDIVRAATRDPALAALVARSELVVADGMPVVWAGRLAGTPIPERVTGASLVHTLSERAARDGRSVYLLGGDEGVPEAAAAVLLERCPGLRIAGTHAPPYGFDADPATRREAVERARAAAPGLVLVGLGFPKQERLILELRAALPAAWFLGCGAGIPMAAGQFRRAPEVLQRTGGEWLHRLALEPRRLVRRYLLHDAPFAVRLLAGALRARLLGRVRLLGR is encoded by the coding sequence ATGATCCTGCGAAAGGTCGGGCTGGGCTGGGCCAGGCGAAGGAGCGAGGACATTCCGGCAGACCCCTTCACCGCGACCAGTCCTCCCGCGCGCGTCCGCGTGGGAGCCGTGCACGTCATGGCGCTCACCGAGACCGGGGTGGCCGACCACGTCTCCCGCGAGTGGGCCGCCGGCCGGGGCGGCGCGATCGTCACCGCCAACGTCGACATCGTCCGCGCCGCCACCCGCGACCCCGCGCTCGCCGCCCTCGTCGCCCGCTCGGAGCTGGTCGTCGCCGACGGCATGCCGGTCGTGTGGGCGGGCCGCCTGGCCGGCACCCCGATCCCGGAGCGGGTGACCGGGGCCTCGCTGGTGCACACCCTGTCGGAGCGCGCCGCGCGGGACGGCCGGTCCGTTTACCTCCTGGGCGGCGACGAGGGCGTCCCCGAGGCCGCCGCCGCCGTCCTTCTGGAACGTTGCCCGGGGCTGCGGATCGCGGGAACGCACGCCCCGCCGTACGGCTTCGACGCCGACCCGGCGACGCGGCGCGAGGCCGTGGAGCGGGCCCGCGCGGCCGCCCCCGGCCTGGTCCTCGTCGGCCTCGGCTTCCCCAAGCAGGAGCGGCTGATCCTGGAGCTGCGCGCGGCGCTGCCCGCCGCCTGGTTCCTGGGCTGCGGCGCGGGCATCCCGATGGCCGCCGGCCAGTTCCGCCGCGCCCCCGAGGTCCTGCAGCGCACCGGGGGCGAGTGGCTGCACCGGCTCGCGCTCGAACCCCGCCGCCTGGTCCGCCGCTACCTGCTGCACGACGCGCCGTTCGCCGTGCGCCTGCTGGCCGGCGCGCTCCGCGCCCGCCTGCTGGGCCGCGTCCGTCTCCTGGGAAGGTGA
- a CDS encoding O-antigen ligase family protein, with amino-acid sequence MKALALTRTPPGADVAALPRPHPADGATLGVVFVVVLMIVPARLVFRGLSFAITPAEAVGLFALIWWFCAQLTTTLGAAKGRTLVRGAVFGYACSLLATYAYAAAGNLPRDELDLADHFLITAFAMVGVVLVVVDGVRGRARLDLVLKTVAVMGAALGVIGAVQFLLKFDPTRYMVLPGLRFTQEELFIVERNGLSRVAATTGHPIEFAVVCAMILPIALHFAFQAMERRQPHLRWWACAGLIAAGMVFSVSRSAFVGIAGAAVVLLAGWPRRRRLLALGAMVLFLGAVKVVVPGVLGAIVELFTGLSNDSSLRWRTMDYTAAATEISRHPWLGRGLGTWYAPKYLVFDNQYILTTVETGIIGVLAFAGLFLAGIWSALRARRLLADPGDRDLGLTLAACLVVPLIGAATFDLRAYAVITGLSFLLVGAAGALMREARRGRAAAAGPLTPAAAPAPPATSPPTGHGR; translated from the coding sequence GTGAAGGCGCTCGCCCTGACCAGGACCCCGCCCGGCGCCGACGTGGCCGCGCTGCCCCGCCCGCACCCCGCCGACGGCGCCACGCTGGGCGTCGTCTTCGTGGTCGTCCTCATGATCGTCCCGGCCCGGCTGGTGTTCCGCGGCCTGTCCTTCGCCATCACGCCCGCCGAGGCCGTGGGCCTGTTCGCGCTGATCTGGTGGTTCTGCGCGCAGCTCACGACCACGCTCGGCGCGGCCAAGGGCCGCACCCTGGTCCGCGGCGCCGTCTTCGGCTACGCCTGCTCGCTGCTCGCCACGTACGCCTACGCCGCCGCCGGCAACCTGCCGAGGGACGAGCTCGACCTGGCCGACCACTTTCTGATCACCGCGTTCGCGATGGTCGGCGTCGTGCTGGTCGTCGTGGACGGCGTGCGCGGCCGGGCCAGGCTCGACCTGGTGCTGAAGACCGTCGCGGTGATGGGCGCGGCGCTCGGCGTGATCGGGGCGGTGCAGTTCCTGCTGAAGTTCGACCCGACCAGGTACATGGTGCTGCCCGGCCTGCGCTTCACGCAGGAGGAGCTGTTCATCGTGGAGCGCAACGGGCTCAGCCGGGTGGCGGCGACCACCGGGCATCCCATCGAGTTCGCCGTGGTGTGCGCGATGATCCTGCCGATCGCGCTGCACTTCGCCTTCCAGGCCATGGAACGCCGGCAGCCGCACCTGCGCTGGTGGGCGTGCGCGGGCCTGATCGCGGCGGGCATGGTGTTCTCGGTGTCGCGCTCGGCCTTCGTCGGGATCGCGGGGGCGGCGGTGGTGCTGCTCGCCGGCTGGCCGCGCCGGCGGCGGCTGCTCGCGCTCGGCGCGATGGTGCTCTTCCTCGGCGCGGTGAAGGTGGTGGTGCCGGGGGTGCTCGGCGCCATCGTGGAGCTGTTCACCGGCCTGTCCAACGACTCCAGCCTGCGCTGGCGCACCATGGACTACACCGCCGCGGCCACCGAGATCTCCCGCCACCCGTGGCTCGGCCGCGGCCTCGGCACCTGGTACGCCCCGAAGTACCTGGTCTTCGACAACCAGTACATCCTGACCACGGTCGAGACCGGGATCATCGGCGTGCTGGCCTTCGCCGGGCTGTTCCTGGCCGGCATCTGGTCCGCCCTGCGGGCCCGCCGCCTGCTCGCCGACCCCGGCGACCGCGACCTCGGGCTGACGCTGGCGGCCTGCCTGGTGGTGCCGCTGATCGGCGCCGCCACCTTCGACCTGCGGGCCTACGCGGTGATCACCGGGCTGTCGTTCCTGCTGGTGGGGGCGGCGGGCGCGCTGATGCGCGAGGCCCGGCGCGGGCGGGCGGCCGCGGCGGGCCCGCTCACGCCAGCAGCCGCGCCTGCGCCTCCCGCCACGAGCCCGCCGACAGGTCACGGGCGCTGA
- a CDS encoding Agd3-related carbohydrate deacetylase: MDKLGPLPKKKGTLPIIGSTTTAQTTAALAAAASDRVGLRVLVVAVDQDDWGIATWRATLDRVGAQYDVLLSKTQPLTAADLVQADGTGKYNAVLLTNNSLLYDDGTGYVSGLDATEWNVLWAYERDYGVRQVSLYTAYGTWPEDYCLRAGSEGGVGDTPIDTALTTTGAGVFDYLKSGADVPVSLSYVYRSTLAAGCTADAVLTSGSDVLGVRSTSSDGRERMALTFTSNQYLPQADLLTYGLFRWATRGLFLGEQRHYLNADVDDWFNSTDHLYADGHLETDPGYRMSRSDAVSTYNQQNGFRAANPLAGGFKLNIAYNGEGADPNALPSCLLTLPGQDGLTSYSRCRAASFTWINHTFSHPKMNFTDYPTSYAEIHDNLTRAAALGLSVDPTVLKTGEYSGLGVYNPDPTNDIDPPTDYGLAASNPNLLQAAKDLGVKYLHGNMSFASHRPSCFNCGIRHPLEPSLTVVPDWPTNIAYHTTTPAEETLFYNSYYGPNGKFPYWPADQTYPQVLGHESDVAMQHVMSGSVYTHTFHQGNLRNYGSNHSLVFDWLNAVMAKYNAYYNVPLLTPNWGTLAQYVDHRTDHFAGLSSVSAVYDRAAGTVTFTASAGAMVFATDVTAPGAAAYGTDKVALLSLTAGTPVTVPASVRP, encoded by the coding sequence GTGGACAAACTAGGCCCGCTGCCGAAGAAGAAAGGCACGTTACCGATCATCGGCTCGACCACCACCGCGCAGACCACCGCAGCACTGGCCGCCGCCGCCAGTGACCGCGTGGGGCTGCGGGTGCTCGTCGTCGCCGTGGACCAGGACGACTGGGGCATCGCCACCTGGCGCGCCACCCTCGACCGGGTCGGCGCCCAGTACGACGTCCTGCTCAGCAAGACCCAGCCGCTCACCGCCGCCGACCTCGTGCAGGCCGACGGCACCGGCAAGTACAACGCCGTGCTGCTGACCAACAACTCGCTGCTCTACGACGACGGCACCGGCTACGTCAGCGGCCTCGACGCCACGGAATGGAACGTTCTCTGGGCCTACGAGCGCGACTACGGCGTCCGCCAGGTCTCGCTCTACACCGCCTACGGCACCTGGCCCGAGGACTACTGCCTGCGCGCCGGCAGCGAGGGCGGCGTCGGCGACACCCCGATCGACACCGCGCTCACCACGACCGGCGCCGGCGTCTTCGACTACCTCAAGAGCGGCGCCGACGTGCCGGTCTCGCTCTCCTACGTCTACCGCTCCACGCTGGCCGCCGGCTGCACCGCCGACGCCGTGCTCACCAGCGGCTCCGACGTGCTCGGTGTCCGCAGCACGTCCTCCGACGGCCGCGAGCGCATGGCGCTGACCTTCACCAGCAACCAGTACCTGCCGCAGGCCGACCTGCTCACCTACGGCCTGTTCCGCTGGGCCACCCGGGGCCTGTTCCTCGGCGAGCAGCGCCACTACCTCAACGCCGACGTCGACGACTGGTTCAACTCCACCGACCACCTGTACGCCGACGGCCACCTGGAGACCGACCCCGGCTACCGGATGAGCAGGTCGGACGCGGTGAGCACGTACAACCAGCAGAACGGCTTCCGCGCCGCGAACCCGCTGGCCGGCGGCTTCAAGCTGAACATCGCCTACAACGGCGAGGGCGCCGACCCCAACGCCCTGCCGAGCTGCCTGCTCACGCTGCCCGGCCAGGACGGCCTGACCAGCTACTCGCGCTGCCGGGCGGCCTCGTTCACCTGGATCAACCACACGTTCTCGCACCCGAAGATGAACTTCACGGACTACCCGACGAGCTACGCCGAGATCCACGACAACCTCACCAGGGCGGCCGCGCTCGGCCTCAGCGTGGACCCGACCGTGCTCAAGACCGGCGAGTACTCCGGCCTCGGCGTCTACAACCCCGACCCGACCAACGACATCGACCCGCCCACCGACTACGGCCTGGCCGCCTCCAACCCCAACCTGTTGCAGGCCGCCAAGGACCTGGGCGTGAAGTACCTGCACGGCAACATGTCCTTCGCCAGCCACCGGCCGTCCTGCTTCAACTGCGGCATCCGCCACCCGCTGGAGCCGTCGCTGACGGTCGTGCCCGACTGGCCGACGAACATCGCCTACCACACCACCACGCCGGCCGAGGAGACGCTGTTCTACAACTCCTACTACGGCCCGAACGGCAAGTTCCCCTACTGGCCCGCCGACCAGACCTACCCGCAGGTGCTCGGCCACGAGAGCGACGTGGCGATGCAGCACGTGATGTCCGGGTCGGTCTACACGCACACCTTCCACCAGGGCAACCTGCGCAACTACGGCTCCAACCACAGCCTGGTCTTCGACTGGCTGAACGCGGTCATGGCCAAGTACAACGCGTACTACAACGTGCCGCTGCTCACGCCGAACTGGGGCACGCTCGCCCAGTACGTCGACCACCGCACCGACCACTTCGCCGGCCTGTCCTCGGTCAGCGCGGTCTACGACCGGGCGGCGGGCACCGTCACCTTCACCGCGAGTGCCGGCGCCATGGTCTTCGCCACCGACGTGACCGCCCCCGGCGCCGCCGCCTACGGCACCGACAAGGTCGCCCTGCTCAGCCTGACCGCCGGCACCCCCGTCACGGTCCCCGCGAGCGTGCGGCCGTGA
- a CDS encoding dTDP-4-dehydrorhamnose 3,5-epimerase family protein has product MRAERGALDGVLLFVPAPHHDDRGFFTRTFDAAVAKEHGLDPAAFIQDSQSRSRLGTVRALHGRVGRGEAKLVRCARGAIHDVLVDARPGSPTYGGSMSVVLDDETFACLYVPPGFLHGFQALTEQADVCYRIDREHDPAEDVSVRYDDPDLALAWPLPVTAISARDLSAGSWREAQARLLA; this is encoded by the coding sequence ATGAGAGCGGAGCGCGGCGCCCTCGACGGCGTCCTCCTCTTCGTCCCGGCGCCGCACCACGACGACCGCGGCTTCTTCACCCGCACCTTCGACGCGGCGGTGGCGAAGGAGCACGGGCTCGACCCGGCCGCCTTCATCCAGGACAGCCAGTCGCGCTCGCGCCTCGGCACGGTCCGGGCCCTGCACGGGCGGGTGGGGCGCGGCGAGGCCAAGCTCGTCAGGTGCGCGCGCGGCGCGATCCACGACGTGCTGGTGGACGCCCGTCCCGGCTCGCCGACGTACGGCGGGAGCATGAGCGTGGTGCTGGACGACGAGACCTTCGCCTGCCTGTACGTGCCGCCCGGCTTCCTGCACGGCTTCCAGGCGCTCACCGAGCAGGCCGACGTCTGCTACCGCATCGACCGCGAGCACGACCCGGCCGAGGACGTCTCCGTCCGCTACGACGACCCGGACCTCGCCCTCGCCTGGCCGCTGCCGGTCACCGCGATCAGCGCCCGTGACCTGTCGGCGGGCTCGTGGCGGGAGGCGCAGGCGCGGCTGCTGGCGTGA
- a CDS encoding glycosyltransferase: protein MRMPAPGTTTHVARRILRKLRSVAKFLRQPYPGFHVMSPLPLPFYGSPVLRRVNAVLVRAQVRAVCLALGLRRPVMVVTIPTAWDVVRPMPRRALLYNRSDRHSAFPEADAAVIGALEDELLARSDLVLYASRTLMADERERTGERARFLDHGVDLDHFTRAAEPPPELAAVPAPRVGFFGALDEFVVDVGLLERLAAELPQASLVLIGDATAPMDRLTAHPNVHWLGFLPYERVPACASGFDVAIMPWQDNDWIRHANPIKLKEYLALGLPVVSTDFPELAHYRDRVRIADTPDRFVAAVKEALAEGGPRPAAELRASVLGMSWASRARRLMELAEGGRLTGPAEGGR, encoded by the coding sequence ATGCGCATGCCCGCGCCCGGCACCACCACCCACGTCGCCCGGCGCATCCTGCGCAAGCTGCGCAGCGTGGCCAAGTTCCTGCGGCAGCCGTACCCGGGCTTCCACGTGATGTCGCCGCTGCCGCTGCCGTTCTACGGCTCGCCGGTCCTCCGCCGGGTGAACGCCGTGCTGGTGCGGGCCCAGGTGCGGGCGGTGTGCCTGGCGCTCGGGCTGCGCCGGCCGGTGATGGTGGTCACCATCCCCACGGCGTGGGACGTGGTCCGGCCGATGCCCCGGCGCGCGCTGCTCTACAACCGCTCCGACCGGCACTCGGCCTTCCCCGAGGCGGACGCGGCCGTGATCGGCGCCCTGGAGGACGAGCTGCTGGCCCGCAGCGACCTGGTCCTCTACGCGAGCCGTACGCTGATGGCCGACGAGCGGGAGCGCACCGGCGAGCGCGCCCGCTTCCTCGACCACGGCGTGGACCTCGACCACTTCACCAGGGCCGCCGAGCCGCCCCCCGAGCTGGCCGCCGTCCCCGCGCCCCGCGTCGGCTTCTTCGGCGCGCTGGACGAGTTCGTGGTGGACGTCGGCCTGCTCGAACGCCTGGCCGCCGAGCTGCCGCAGGCGTCGCTGGTGCTCATCGGCGACGCCACCGCGCCGATGGACCGGCTGACCGCCCACCCCAACGTGCACTGGCTCGGCTTCCTGCCCTACGAGCGCGTCCCGGCCTGCGCCTCCGGCTTCGACGTGGCGATCATGCCGTGGCAGGACAACGACTGGATCAGGCACGCCAACCCGATCAAGCTCAAGGAGTACCTGGCCCTCGGCCTGCCGGTGGTCAGCACGGACTTTCCCGAGCTGGCGCACTACCGGGACCGGGTGCGGATCGCGGACACGCCGGACCGGTTCGTCGCGGCGGTCAAGGAGGCCCTGGCCGAGGGCGGCCCGCGCCCGGCCGCCGAGCTGCGGGCGTCGGTGCTGGGGATGTCGTGGGCGTCGCGGGCCCGGCGGCTCATGGAGCTGGCGGAGGGCGGTCGCCTCACGGGGCCGGCGGAGGGCGGCCGCTGA